The DNA sequence GGGGGAGAGCACCAGTTCCATGTCCCCGCCCGCCGCGAAATCCCAGCCCATGACGCGATAGCTGTCCGGAAACAGGTGCGAGCGGTTGGCGACAATTTGCGGCCCCCGGCCCCCCGCGCCGTCGCCGGCAACCAGGACGGCGGCCGCTCCGTCACCGAAAATCGCGGTGGCCACGAGATTTTTCTTGGAAAGATCACCCTCCATGAAGGTCAGGCTGCACGCCTCCAGGGCCGTGAGCAGAACGCGCGCACGGGGATGGGCCAGACAATAATCGTAGGCGCGCGCCAAGCCCGCCGCTCCCGCGGCGCAGCCCAGGCCCCAGATGGGCAGGCGGGCGGTGCGCGGACGGCAACCCAGGGCATTGATCAGGCGGGCATCGAGGGTTGGGGTCGCAAGACCGGTGGAGGTCACGGCGATGAGCAGATCGATTTCAGCAGGTGCGACGCAGGCCCGTTCCAGGCATCGCCGACTGGCCGTTTCCAGCAGACGGCTTCCTTGCTCCTGAAAAATCCGGGTGCGCTCGGCAAAATCCGGACAACCCGAATACCAGTCGAGGGGCTGAAGAAACTGCCGCTCTGCCACGCGGGCATGATCAAAGACGTTCAGCAGCCGTTCCAGATCGGCGATACGGCCGGAAAACAGGGCCCGCGCCGCTTCTCGAATCCGACCTTGCGCATAGCGATGCTCGGGAAAAGCGCCTGCGGCGGCGAGAATTCTGGGCATGAGAGGCTGTCCCTAGGGGCGGCGCGTCAGAATGCGGCGGCCTCGATGCGCCCTTTCATTCCCAGGCCGGAATGAAAGGGTTTGGCGCAGTAGAACGAATAAACGCCCGCCTCTTTCAGGGAAATCCGTGTCTCGCTGCTGCTGCCGGCGGGCAGGTCGATGGCCGCCAGGATGTTTTCCTGAGGATCGCGGACGGTCAGATTATGCGTCGTCGTGGCCTGATTGGTGACGCGCAGAATCAAGACCTGCCCCTGCCTGGCGGCGATCTGCTCGGGATCAAACGCGAAATTCGTGGCGATGATGTGAATGATCTGCTCCCCGGCCCCGGGGCCCACCTGATAGACGCCGGGCCTCGGCGCGCAGGCAAAGAGGGCGAGCAGCAGGACGGCGGCGGCAAGAACCGCCGCGAATTTGATAGGGGCTGGTTGCGTGCGCATGATCCACCTCCTTGGCTGTTTTCCTATATTCTAACCTCCTCTCAATCCCGATCCCAACAAAGCGGCCGACTCAGGAAATCCGCTCCACGTCCACCGCCACCTTCAACTGGTGCTCCCCGCCCCCGTAGGCCACGCCCTTGAGAGGCGTGACATCGGCGAAATCCCGGCCCCAGGCGAGGGTGACGTAGCGCTCGCCGGGTTGCTGGTTGTTGGTCGGATCAAAATCAAGCCAGCCCCGCACCGGGTGATAGACGGAAAACCAGGCGTGGGAGGCGTCGGCGCCCACCAGGCGCTCCTTGCCGGGCGGGGGGTCGGTTTCGAGGTAGCCGCTCACGTAGCGCGCCGCCAGTCCCTGGGCGCGCAGACAGCCGATGGCGAGATGGGCGAAATCCTGGCAGACGCCGCCGCGATGGGCCATGACCTCCCGCAGCGGCGTGGCGATGCTGGAAAATTCAGGATCATATTTGAAGTCCTTGAATATTCTGCGCATCAGATCGTCCACCGCCTCGTCCAGAAACCGACCGGGCGAGAAGGAGGCGCGGGCGTAGTCGGCCAGGAAATCCTCCACGACGACCATGGGCGAATCGAGGGTGAACTGCAGGGCGTCGATGCCCGGCGCGGAGCGATCCGCGCGCAGGTGGTCGCGCGCTTCTTCCCAGGAGAGATTTTGCGCCTGGTCGAAGAGCCCTGTTTCGGGCGCGCTCACCTCGACCTCGCTGATCGCCGTCACGCGCAGTTCATCATGGGGCTGCTGGATGGAAAAGTAATCGGTGCGGTTGCCGAAATAATCGAGGGCGGATTCGTGATCCTGGGGGTGCGGGGTGATGCGCAGCACCGCGCTCAGCACCTGCTGCCGGGGCAGCCCGCGCGGCATGAGGCGCGCCAGGTTGTAGGACAGGCCGACGCGCGCCTCGTAAACGAATTCGGTGGTGTGGGTCACCCGGTATTTCATACATCCTCGTCCTGCATTTGCGGCGAGAGTTGCTGCGAGGGCTGCGCATGACTGAAATACGCGCTGGTGATGATCTCGGAGAGCTGCCACAGGCTTTGCGCTTCGGCCGCGAGCAACTCGTCGAGCTGCGCATGGCTGCCGCTGTCCTCGTCGAACTGGGCGAGCTTGGCGACTTCGGCCAGACGCAGGCGCGCATAGGCATCGAGCAGGCAGCGGCGGTCCTCGCCGAAGCGCTCGCGCTGCCGCTCGTGGGGCAGCGCGGCGACATGCTTCTGGAGTTGGGCGAGTTGGTAGGCCAGGGAGCGGGGATGATCCTCGTCCATGAGCAGCAGTTCGAGCACCGTGGGCAGATGCATGTAAGAGCGGTAGCGCCGCCGGAAGGTGTTGAGACTGTCGCAGATGCCGAGCACCGTTTCCATGAGTTGGCGCTGTACCGCGTCGTCGAGCCGCGGCACCAGGGTGGCGCGCAGCAGGGAAATCAGGCCCAGGCCGCGCTCCAGACGCCGCCCGAAATCAAGCAGCAGCCAGCCGGATTCGCGGGTCATGCTCTCGGCGACCAGGCCGCTGAAGGCCACCAGTTGGATGATCAGGTGATCGAGGCGATCCTGCATGCGATAGTTCACCGGCCCGGGCTGCTCCTCGTCGAACCAGTCGGACTGAACGGCGTCGATGATCCGCCAGATCTCGATGGGCCAGTGATCGCGCACGGTCATGGCCACCTGGCTGAAGGATTGCAGCACCGAGGCCAGGCTGCCGACCCGCCCGGCGTCCTGCACCAGGGAGTGGAGTTCGCCGCGAGGATTCTTGAGCAGAGCCTCGGCGCCTTCGCCGACAAACCCGGGATAGGTCGCGGTGACGTGAGTCAGGGCGCGCAGCAGGGAGTGCAGGTAGGGCTCCATCAGGTCACGGTCGGCGTCGCGCTGCTCGCGGCGCAGGGCGAGAATGGATCGCAGCAGGCGCGCCGTGCCCTCGGCGCGCTCGACGTAGCGCCCCGCCCAGAACAGGTTGTCGGCGGCGCGGCTCGGCAACGGCTCGACGCGAAAGGGCAGCACCTCGTCGTCCTTGGGCTGCTGCCAGAGGCTCACGTAACGCACCGGCTCGGGCGAGAGCACCCAGGTATCCTTGCTGCCGCCGCCGAACTTGTTCGATACCACCAGTTCGCCGGCGGCGCCGGCGATGCGCGTCAGGCCGCCGGGCATGGCGGCGTAGCCCTCGTCGCCCGCGATGAGAAAGGAGCGCAGGATGGCGTGACGCGGCTCCACCGCCCCGTCGACCAGGCAGGGCGCGGTGGAGAAGCTGATCATTTCCTGGCCGATGTAGAGATGCGGCTTGTGGCGGATGCGCTCGCGCAGCGCCGCGCGGTCGGCGGCGCTCAACTGGGCGCCGAAAATGGCGCGATAGCCGCGGCCGCGATGGATGGGCTTGATCACCAGCTGATCGAGATGGTCGAGCACGAAGCGCAACTCGCGCTCCTGGCCGCACCACCAGGTGGCCACGGAGGGCAGCTTGAGCTCCTCGTTGAGGAAATAGCGGGCGATGCCCGGCAGAAAC is a window from the Geoalkalibacter sp. genome containing:
- a CDS encoding type III polyketide synthase — protein: MPRILAAAGAFPEHRYAQGRIREAARALFSGRIADLERLLNVFDHARVAERQFLQPLDWYSGCPDFAERTRIFQEQGSRLLETASRRCLERACVAPAEIDLLIAVTSTGLATPTLDARLINALGCRPRTARLPIWGLGCAAGAAGLARAYDYCLAHPRARVLLTALEACSLTFMEGDLSKKNLVATAIFGDGAAAVLVAGDGAGGRGPQIVANRSHLFPDSYRVMGWDFAAGGDMELVLSPKLPAIVKQEVGALVDDFLSTQGLSRRDLGFYLTHPGGARVIDAFRQGLGLQGDELRLTEEVLRQRGNVSSVSVLVVLEQWLASGGGPPGFGLLSAFGPGFSAELVLLEVKP
- a CDS encoding cupredoxin domain-containing protein, coding for MRTQPAPIKFAAVLAAAVLLLALFACAPRPGVYQVGPGAGEQIIHIIATNFAFDPEQIAARQGQVLILRVTNQATTTHNLTVRDPQENILAAIDLPAGSSSETRISLKEAGVYSFYCAKPFHSGLGMKGRIEAAAF
- a CDS encoding transglutaminase family protein, giving the protein MKYRVTHTTEFVYEARVGLSYNLARLMPRGLPRQQVLSAVLRITPHPQDHESALDYFGNRTDYFSIQQPHDELRVTAISEVEVSAPETGLFDQAQNLSWEEARDHLRADRSAPGIDALQFTLDSPMVVVEDFLADYARASFSPGRFLDEAVDDLMRRIFKDFKYDPEFSSIATPLREVMAHRGGVCQDFAHLAIGCLRAQGLAARYVSGYLETDPPPGKERLVGADASHAWFSVYHPVRGWLDFDPTNNQQPGERYVTLAWGRDFADVTPLKGVAYGGGEHQLKVAVDVERIS
- a CDS encoding circularly permuted type 2 ATP-grasp protein — translated: QTYFEHAYLADYLGYTLVQGDDLSVRDGRVWLKSLEGLHQVDVILRRLDDAYCDPLELREDSRLGITGLVQAARLGQVAVANPLGSAVLENPGLMPFLPGIARYFLNEELKLPSVATWWCGQERELRFVLDHLDQLVIKPIHRGRGYRAIFGAQLSAADRAALRERIRHKPHLYIGQEMISFSTAPCLVDGAVEPRHAILRSFLIAGDEGYAAMPGGLTRIAGAAGELVVSNKFGGGSKDTWVLSPEPVRYVSLWQQPKDDEVLPFRVEPLPSRAADNLFWAGRYVERAEGTARLLRSILALRREQRDADRDLMEPYLHSLLRALTHVTATYPGFVGEGAEALLKNPRGELHSLVQDAGRVGSLASVLQSFSQVAMTVRDHWPIEIWRIIDAVQSDWFDEEQPGPVNYRMQDRLDHLIIQLVAFSGLVAESMTRESGWLLLDFGRRLERGLGLISLLRATLVPRLDDAVQRQLMETVLGICDSLNTFRRRYRSYMHLPTVLELLLMDEDHPRSLAYQLAQLQKHVAALPHERQRERFGEDRRCLLDAYARLRLAEVAKLAQFDEDSGSHAQLDELLAAEAQSLWQLSEIITSAYFSHAQPSQQLSPQMQDEDV